A window of Malania oleifera isolate guangnan ecotype guangnan chromosome 2, ASM2987363v1, whole genome shotgun sequence genomic DNA:
ATTTGGCAGGAAAAAGAAAGGGCAGCGCTTTCGTAATGTGCTTCTTTTGCAGTTTTTTGGGGGCTGTGGATGGAGTGTAATGCGCACATTTTTCTAGTGAAGAAATCAGCTCAGGTGCTagtttgggaaaagatacattatttggcttctctttggtgtatgGGACAAGGAAATTTTAAGGGGGTCAGCTTTTCAGATATTCAGCGTGATTGGTGTTGTGTTGGAGTTTTAGTTTGTGATGGGTTTTTTCCTTGTGTTCTTTAGTTTGTAGGTTGTTCCTTTGTGTTTTTTTCATCTAGATTTTCCAGACTTTGTCAAGGAGATGCCTTATTCTCCTAGATGTATATTCTTATTCTGTcaatgaatttttcttttattattaaattttttttttttgcaataatcATAATCCGAGAAATGGCCTTGATAAAGGGCAAAAGAACTAACACTAGGGTCGTGGACTGAATGAGAAAGGAGAGATTTTCTTGAGAAATCATTGGAAGAATCTAAGCTCCAAACATGTCTATCACTTCTAGACACTAAAAGAATCAAGCACATTAATAGTTAAAGAAGTCAGCTCATTAGTTTGTCTCTCATTGAAATTCCtatgaaaaatgaaaatcctACCAATGGCCATCCTCTTGCAAAATGAAGAGGATAGAAATAGGAGGCTCATGAAGATAGATAACCGAAATAGATGAGGAAACCCAATAGCCAAAGCACGCCCCCAATTGAATGAACCTCCAAAAGCGGAATCTCTCCCAATTACCCACTCTATAATGAACATTACGAAAGGAAGAGTGATAGACGTGAGACACATTTTTGAGGACTCTAGTAAGTAATATTAACTCTTGGATTAGTATCCTACCCATTATGTAAAAGTCCATATTTACTATGAATTACTTTGTGCCAATGAGTTAGGTTCTAATGGAAAACACGATGACCACTTCCCCACTAAGAAATGTATGCCAAATTACCTAGACCCAGACCGACCTCCCTTTTAGATCTACTCACAAATCACAATGGTTCACCCGATTAAATGATCTCTATCCCGCTCATATTCGTTAGGTTCTCTATTCTTTGAGCAACTTTCACTAGGATTGTAAAAGGGGATAAACAACTTAAGAGAATAGGAGAAAGACAAGCATGGGTGAGAGTAATATGACTCTTGAAGTGGGAAAAAAGGGCTCCTTTCCACCCGTCCATCCTCTTAGAAATTCTCTCAAACATCCGAGGCGCCAAAAAAGATGTAGGATTGCCTCATAAAGGGACACCTAAGGATTAGACACTTTCTGGTGGAGTGAGGGAACTACATTGAACCCGTTCCACCTTAAACCATAACTTCTCCCTTTCAACCCTGTGTTTTGTTCATTGTGAAACCAGTTCACCAAAACTCAGAACCATTCCCATTCAACCTTCATCCCTGATACTTAACCAGAGTTCATCCTGAATCCTAACTTAATCCATATGCCAAATGTTGAAGATTCTTTGATCCTTTCTGAATTTTGACTCTTAATCTCACTTCCATCCCTCTGATTGTCTGAAACAATTTTGTGAATTTTGATGCATTCTTTTGTATCCAGTGCTGAAAATTTTGAATGGCTTATATTGTGGTCCTTTTTTATTAGGATTTCTTTTGCCTCGAAAGAAGGGGagaagagaagggggggggggggtgagggtATTTAATCTTGTTGCTCCCTTTTCGGGAAGATGATTTCATAATAATCAAATTGTGCATGCTTTGTGCATATTCTAtaggtattgtatggtatatgtactTGCTCTAAATATGGTATGTATTTGACTGCACTATCTTCTTGCATATGATTTGTTGTGAATCTGTGATATTGATACTCTTGTTTAAGTTGCCTTAGCTAAGGTTTGTATTTGAGTATAATGTATCTTTATTAGTGCAATTATTTCTTAGTTTATGAAGTGGGTTACCTTCTGATTGTCATTTGATTGATTTCATTGTTAGATTTAATGTTCTCAACTTGTTAGACTTGTTATGGCATATTGGCAtatgcttatttttatttttgacatCTTATAAGGCTGACCATGCTAAATATTTTTAGGTTGCATTTAGAACCAAGGTCTTCCATCCAAATATTAATAGCAATGGGAGTATTTGTTTGGATATTCTTAAAGAGCAATGGAGCCCAGCATTGACCATTTCTAAGGTTTGATCTGATTATGCCCTTCTCTCTTTTATAGATCAAaattttgcattttattttattctactTTAAGTccttttattatcattattttgatAAATGATATGATTCTGCACATCCACATAAGAAGGTTGAGAAAATGGCATGAATGGATGATGGACCCATGATATGGTTACATTGGATTTACTGTTTGATTAAGTATGGATATTTTAAAAGAAGTTGCATAAAATTAAGCATTGAACTCGTCTCCCAACCCCCCAAAAGGAGGGAAAGCTAAGTGTCAAAAGGCATTGAGGCATAAAAcctttttgaatttgatttttaatttaagACTAAAGAAAGATAATTTAATGTATATTAATAGGAAGTTAggaaattataaataaaaattaagtaaTTAAGTAAAACTTCTATAATTTCAAGCCTAGTTGTAGGCCATTCTAAGCCTACAAACTTAATTTCTTTCAAATAGACTGCGCAAAGAGGTTATCATAAGTCATAAGTTGCAATGTTCAAATTGTCTTTGTCGTCATGGTCCAAGCCATAGTCATCAAATTGAGATTTCAATCCTGTATTGAAATCCTGATTTCATGGATTGAGGATCAAGTCGCAAGATTcaatacaaaatttgaaaaacaaattccAAAATGACTCGCGTATATGTACAATAAGATAGTAAAAACTCATTGCAATTTCTATAAAACATGGATTAACCATGTTGATGATTGGAAAGACACGTGTCTTTGAAGCATGTTTTGTAGGTCTAGATCCTACCATGATGTATTTAACTTAAACATATGTTGACATAAAAGAGAAAACTAGCCAAATAAACGAGATATACCATGACCTAACCATTCCACAGGTATCAAGTTAAGCTAGTTTGTATGAAACTAACAATATGTTTTATGTGACCCAAAACTAAAGCAGTAAATCTAGTTCAGGAGACACTTAAAAAATAAGACAGGACCCATGCAATTTTCTTTAGGAAAACATGTTTATGGTGGAAGTTTACATGTTTGACAATAAAAAATTCATGTGTatactttctttttaaaaaaagtgAGGAGTCAAGAAAAGAATAATGAAAAATTGAACTTCATGGTTTTTAGGGAATGAATCaataaaaaaagattaaaaatttgaaCATTATGgtgttaaatgaaaaaaaaattcatttttaatcCATGGGCTTTCTCTAAGAactaaaacaagaagaaaaagtaataaaaaacataaataggACTTACTAAAATATGAAAGTTCTTAAAAAAATCAGACCTTTAATCCAAAGAGTGGAGAAGCACCCACCTAGTTGACTTTGGTTTTCTTCTAAAGATTGGTTTCCTTCCCTAACTCTCGTTTTCTTATAATCTTATCCAACACAGAAAAAGAAAGGTGCAGAACGAGAAGGCCAACAGACCTCTTTCTTCCTCTTGGAGGACGGAATATGTAAATAGCAAATAGAACACCATCGTCCGGGGGGgaaatttttaaagttttttctaaaaaatatgaaagCCAACAGGCTACTTTCTTCTCTCTTTGATGACACAGGTCCACATGGCAGTAGCAGAGTCGATGAACAGGGTGGGACCGACCAATTTCACCCAATCTGCTGCCACATAGGTAGTCTAACCTAATATCATTCAAAATCATTcaaaatatgtgtatataaatttaaattttgtaatATCAAACATTCAAAATACATGTATATAATTAGTTGTCTAAAATATGATATGGTTACACACTTACACTACTTGACCTAAAATATGACATGGTTATGCCGCCCAACAGCCATCAATGCACCAAGTGAACACATGAAATGTCCCATGAGTAgtcaaggcatccatttctaTGTCCATTGCATGCTTCTACCCAGGGTTAGCAAGTGCTTTAGGACATGAGGAAGGGATAGGGACAGGTCATTGACATGGCAAAAGAATGCATAGGTCTAGGAAGGTGTTGAACTGAAATAAAAATGACTATTACATGTCTGGGTACCTTTCCTGTGTGATCAGTGAATCCAAATCACATGGGTCTGTAGAACTAGAAGTCAAAACAGTGGAGGGCGAAAGAGGCGGTTGCATAGTGGTAGACTGGTAGTGATGTCTACCTTCTTTCCATTGTTCATAAACCCCCCATTGCTTTTTTAGATCAATAATTGATGGATCCAAAGGAGGATTAGAAGTTCGCTCTAGAATGATAAGGGTAGGGATAAGTAAATCAATAAACCAGGGGAGCTAGAAATCATTGATGGATGCAATATATATTTATCCGATGAGTACGCAACActagaaaagggaaaaaaaatgtgCCCCCTAAAAAATGGTAACATCTGCACTAAAATGTTTGCTGCGGGTGGGGATCATAATGTTTATATCCTTTCTGAGTTCTCCAGTAGCCTACAAAGACACATTTGACCCGCATGGGGgacatgaacaaaacatgtgcacccaAAGGCACGAAACACAACAAAGATCATGGATATTTTTGGATACATGATAGACCCCCTATAACACTGGAGGGCGTGCTATTAACTAGAAGCAAGCTATAGgaagcacacacacacacccacccCTTGAAACCATAACAGGCAGTTGGAGAATCCATCCAATTTGATGGCTGTGATATGTACATTAACAGTATCAGTCTAAGCTCTCCCTGTAGAGGCCATCAGTACCACCCCCAATATGCTACGAAAAATGCACCCCAGTACCAGGAATGAACAAAACAGCAGTAATATGAAATCAGGCAGTGCACACAAGCACAGAGCAGAATTCTGGAACTTAACAGTGTCAGTCTAAGCTCTCCCTGTAGAGGCCATCAGTACCACCCCAATATGCTACAAAAAATGCACCCCAGTACCAGGAATGAGCAAAACAGCAGTAATATGAAATCAGGCAGTGCACACAAGCACAGAGCAGAATTCTAGAACTTCAGAACTTCAGGATGGCTCACGAAACATAAGTACCAAGATCACACGAGGAATTACTTGTCCATGTGGAAGTGGGCAAACCACAGTAAGTACAATAAGCATATAAACAGCCTGGTGGCACAACAGCTGCGAATATGATGGCTGGCAGCAACTAGAAATTAGTGCCAACAAGAGCAGGAAATAAGGTCATAGAACACCAATCAAAAACACCAGCGACTGATTGAAGATTGCAGCAATCAATAACGAGAGCACAACATCATTGTGCCACAACCAACCAACGAACAACTACACAGCAACGGCAGTTACCAGAAACAGTGCGTCACACAGCAAGAGCAGATACCAGAAATGGAGTGTCACTTCACATGAGCAAATCACCATGAACACACCCAGCATCCTGCCAAGGATGCTGCACGGCGAAGTGGAGATGAAAAGTGACCTGAACAACTCAAACCAACCAGAACTCATATTTGGGAGCTGATAAGAATAGTGTCAGTAAAAATACTCAAGAAAAATCAGATTTAAAGGAGATTAATGCTCTTATatcatgttgtaaagttagataTGAAGGTGAGAAGAAGAGGAGACGAAAACAAGAGAAAGGAGGTGGCAGTTTTGTGGAATTACGTTAAGCTTTAAGCCTGGCCTTTtacatattaataataaaaaagctGGAAAGACAAAAGTTCCCTTACATGTTATAATTACTAAAAACCTTTCCCTTCCGTCTTTATTATTTGTTTAACTAATGatgataacaacaacaacaatggttttctagaatatttttaaaataaaaggaaatatgGTGCAAAAATGATcctaaatacacacacacacacacaaacacgcACACATGCATAAAGAGCGTCTTGGGGGCCACAAGGGTCCTTGCTTTGTGAGGGTAGAGGATGTTGTCACAGTGTACGCAACCATACTGCTGCTTTTAGAGTTTTTTTTCCttgtttatctttttttttaaaaaatatattaaataataccctattttgGGAAGTATTTCTTAGAATGACTCTGATGTAGTCTCGCTACTTAATCTAGCGAGATTTGGTTGGGAAAGTTGGACGTGTGGCAAATTTCGCTGGTCTTCCAACGAGATTTGCTTTGGAATATTAATGGACTCATCCATCCACCGTTGgatgcgtggcaaatctcgctggttcatccagcgagatttgcttcgtccCAAAAACTGCCCTTTCTCCTTCACTTTCGTGTGCGAAACAACAGAGAGCACAGTTTGAGACACATATGTTGCAGAGAGAAGGAGAAGCTTTGCAAGTGACCGTTGCTGAGGCAGAGGGCAGCATAGGCTTTGCAGGTGACCGTTGCTCGTCGAACGGGAGGCTGCTAACTTGAAGAGTACCTATATAAACAGAGGAGATGAGGTAAGTGGATTTCCATCGTTTACTCttgataaaattgaaatttatattttttattgaagaGTTTGTTAGTTGGATTGATACAAGTTTTAGTGTGAAGACTTCATTTGGAAACTCCCAAATTGAAGGTTAGGAtttttcttcatttaatttgttatgtGTTATATGAAATCTACATTTTAGCTTGTATGTATGTTGTATTGATTCCAAAATTCGTATGTGAATGTGTAAATTTATATCAATTTTCAtgatcatatactattttatattagggtttttatttactttcatgattatttgagtatttgatCAATTAATATGTAAATTTTTGAGATTATAGTTTTTATTTAATCTCATGTTTATTTGAATATATAAATCATGAATgtaaatttatttcaattttcatgatcattaaatttagttttaattttgaagttatatgcatggaattgtaaattttttatgttatgatttttatttaatttcatgatTATTTGAATGTGTAATAAATGAATGtatcaattttatttgatttttcgAATTTCATCCAATAAATATCCATCTATCTATTAATTAAGTTCATAGACTACCCTCATATGTTTATGCCAACTAACATAAGTCTAAAGTATTTAGTTTACAAAAATTTAACATTCCAGTCAAGTTTCAAATTATGATAGAACAATCAGTATCTTTGGTTTAGTTTATTTTGAATGTGTTCATAGAATTACTTTGCCAAGAATATTATacctgaaaaataaaattactattgcAAGAAATTATTCTTTTGTTTGGCATGATTCTCAACAttgatgaaaataaaaattcatcataacacttaataataatcataataataatacaaatcaaacataattagggttagggttagggttgccCGTAGCCAATTCAGCAATATATTAcatctaaatatatatacacaacgtGGCTAATAGTAAAGGAGATTAATATTGAATAAGGTCATGTATAGTTAATTGGTTTTTTTATGGGGCATGATTATCatgataaattattttaataatattatttaatataaattaaCTTGATAATCATATGTATAAATTatgaacaagattattgttaatcaaagaatagtattatattattttatttaataaaaatatttaaatattaattaaaagtaaCATTAAACTGTCAATTAAAAATTAACGAAATATTCTTTTATaatgcattataacctattaattattaataaaatataattaaattatgaaaCGAATAAAAgaatcatctataaatttaaattaacattaaataaatcaaaaaattaatttagttatggatattatttttaacataaattaatgtgataatcaaatgttataaatatatattaataataagattattgttaattaataaataatattatgttattttaattaatagaaaataattaaaatttcattaaaaattaaaataattagcttttaagtttctaattataaaaatattattattttattcaaaatttatttaaaaatggctatatattattttactatgtattatgacatattagttattatagtaatatgctgtaaatatactttaataacaagattattgttagttaaaaataataattttatattattttttaatagaaaatatttatatatacattaacTAGCAATGAGATggttttttaatagaaaatatttaattttttgcataaTTCATACTCAGAATCAGTTTTAATATCTTAGCAGATACCTGTAACCTGGGATTGGAAGTCTAACCTCTGGTTTAATGAAGTTATGGTCGTCACTAGCAAAATCATTGCATAATCATTTGCatattttcatactcattatCGGTTTCAATATCATAGGGGATACCTGTAACCTGCCGTTGGAAGCCTAACACCTGGTTTAACGAAACTATGGCCGTCACTGGCGAAATTATTGCATAATCATTAGCatattttcatactcattatCGGTTTTAATATCATAGCGGATATTCGTAAATTGGCGTTGGAAGCCTAACATCTGGGTTAAAGAAGTTATGACTGTTACTGACAAAACCATTGCATAATCATTTGCatattttcatactcattatCGGTTTTGATATCATAGCGGATACCCGTAACCTGGCGTTAGAAGCCTAACTTTTGATTTAACGAAGCTATGGCCATCACTGGTGAAACCATTGCataattatttacatattttataattatattttgattatattctttcaatttgaTTTGTAAATCGGGTGATAATTTGATCTGTATGCTtcctgcatggctaatgcagtgatgtgaattgcatgctggtagatattataggttctcgcatgctcagaCCAAATTATTACATTGCTTGCAAACGTTTCAAGGATGtggtaaaaattgaaaaatgttcaaattacaaacgtgctgccgaaatttcggtagatcTTTTTTCAGAAAAGTAACCATTTACTAAGATGAAAACAATTAAATGCAtgaaaaaatgtttttgaaatgatgagtgaaacatATAGGGAAGATTGCATGCTCATGAACGTATAGGGAATATTGCACTGGTCAGATGATAAAATTTGAATAATAGATAACTAGTGTAGTTGCGTTAAAAGGATGCTTAAATAATCTCGTAtatttagtgaaattaatttttgattactgtaacacatatcacttatacatacaatttttttttgcgAAGTCTTTTTTCTTTTCCAAGCGCCGAACTAAATGAcaggaagttcaagcagtgcTTCGGTGATGGTATTATTGTATATAGGGGGAGAATATTATAACCGGAGCAGATGATGTTAGTTATAGTACTACGCCAGTTTAACTAATGCaaattggccataggtgtaaattaaataaattgtatacgaagatatacaaatatttgcatattgatccaaatcaatatgtattgcgggtgaccgcaaaaTACTCTTTGTGAGGATTCAATAATACAGTCCTCTatgagattgtttccatatttgatgattatggtgtgcgcattgtgttggatgcacactgcgtaagTCCGACATTTAATTGTGCAATTATATGTCGAAatcattcctcaaatgggtgtaacCACGATTAGGCAGTCAGAGGCACATGCCGAGCATTTGGATGAAGTGGTGGAAGACACCAAACAAACACGTCATATCAATATGAGTGCGGAGGTTGGTGGTATGCCTATTGTGGATTTTAATGAATATCCAGGATTGTTGTTCGAGCTGCCGATGTACGAAACACCTATTCCTAACACGTATCCATGGGGAGGTTGCGAAGAAGTCCCGACAGAGGGTCTAGGATTGTTGTTCGCCATTGTgaacgacgcattggacgagAGAATGAACATTACGGACGATGTTAATCTTTAAGATGAATACACGTACGAGCAGGAAacgggtgaagggttaaatgagtttCCCGATGATGTGAACCCACCCTCCGTGAAACGGATGATGTCACGTACGACGCCTAGTTCATGGACGAGCCTCCGATGTATGGTAATATTGACGTAGATGCTGTAGATTTAACTGCAGTAGATGAACTTCCTATACGCGTGACTCATTAGGATGAATCCTTTAAGTTGAGTAGGGGGATGCTCTTCGGGTTGAAGGATTAGTTGATTGCGGTAGTGTGAATGTATCACGCTCGAACCCACTATGACTTCCACGTTGTGCGATCTACTACAGAGTTATgagttgctaggtgtaaggagcACGATTGTGGATGGAGATTGCGTGCAATGTGTAGAATGAAATACCGATTAttcaaaatcacccaatatggtggttcGCACCACTTGTCTAAATGA
This region includes:
- the LOC131149382 gene encoding ubiquitin-conjugating enzyme E2-17 kDa isoform X2, with the translated sequence MASKRILKELKDLQKDPPTSCSAGPVAEDMFHWQATILGPTDSPYAGGVFLVSIHFPPDYPFKPPKVAFRTKVFHPNINSNGSICLDILKEQWSPALTISKREGEALQVTVAEAEGSIGFAGDRCSSNGRLLT